One genomic window of Gallaecimonas sp. GXIMD4217 includes the following:
- a CDS encoding carboxymuconolactone decarboxylase family protein produces MPRLPAHDLDSAPQAARPHLEKALSSLGFVPNLYAQLAEAPTTLEAYLTLNRLFEQGSLDARQRQLILLVTSVENGCGYCVPAHSVIAKQMAGVPAEVVAAVREGQPLSDARLEALRRFTLALLRHRGKVPDLELQAFLDAGHSQAQALEVVLGITIKTLSNYANRLAGTLAQPEFAAEAWTPRD; encoded by the coding sequence ATGCCCCGCCTGCCCGCCCATGACCTCGACAGCGCCCCCCAGGCCGCTCGGCCCCATCTGGAAAAGGCCCTGTCATCCCTGGGCTTTGTGCCCAACCTCTATGCCCAGCTGGCCGAGGCCCCCACCACCCTGGAGGCCTACCTGACCCTCAACCGGCTGTTCGAGCAGGGCAGCCTGGATGCCCGGCAGCGGCAGCTGATCCTGCTGGTGACCAGTGTCGAGAACGGCTGCGGCTACTGCGTGCCGGCCCATTCGGTGATTGCCAAGCAGATGGCCGGGGTGCCGGCCGAGGTGGTGGCGGCGGTACGGGAAGGGCAGCCGCTGTCCGACGCCCGCCTGGAGGCCCTGCGCCGCTTCACCCTGGCGCTGCTGCGCCACAGGGGCAAGGTACCGGACCTGGAGCTGCAGGCCTTCCTGGATGCCGGCCACAGCCAGGCCCAGGCCCTGGAGGTGGTGCTGGGCATCACCATCAAGACCCTGTCCAACTACGCCAACCGCCTGGCCGGCACCCTGGCCCAGCCGGAATTCGCGGCAGAGGCCTGGACCCCCAGGGACTGA
- the speE gene encoding polyamine aminopropyltransferase encodes MSKLDGQNWFTEVHERDGSAFSLRVTAKLDSRQSEWQTTEIYETTDWGKLMVIDGCTMVSTRDNFLYHEMMSHPALYSHADPKTVVIIGGGDCGTLREVLKHPGVEKAIQIDIDENVTRLAEIHFPELCQSNGDPRAELKFIDGIQWTKDRESGSVDIIIVDSTDPVGPAEGLFNRAFYQQCLRVLGEGGILVQQSESPLLHLKLIQEMRAEMAAAGFDAFQTLPFPQPLYPSGWWSCTLARKGGDFGSFRVADADAQSFETLYYNSGVHQGAMALPNFMKKALKG; translated from the coding sequence ATGTCAAAACTGGATGGCCAGAACTGGTTTACGGAAGTGCATGAGCGTGACGGCAGCGCCTTTTCCCTGCGGGTCACCGCCAAGCTGGACAGCCGCCAGTCCGAATGGCAGACCACCGAGATCTACGAGACGACGGATTGGGGCAAGCTGATGGTCATCGACGGCTGCACCATGGTGTCCACCCGCGACAACTTCCTCTACCACGAGATGATGAGCCACCCGGCCCTGTACAGCCATGCCGATCCCAAGACCGTGGTGATCATCGGCGGCGGCGACTGCGGCACCCTGCGTGAGGTGCTCAAGCACCCCGGCGTGGAGAAGGCCATCCAGATCGACATCGATGAGAACGTCACCCGCCTGGCCGAGATCCACTTCCCGGAGCTGTGCCAGTCCAACGGCGATCCCCGTGCCGAGCTGAAGTTCATCGACGGCATCCAGTGGACGAAGGACCGCGAGAGCGGCTCCGTGGACATCATCATAGTGGACTCCACCGATCCGGTGGGCCCGGCCGAAGGCCTGTTCAACCGCGCCTTCTACCAGCAGTGCCTGCGGGTGCTGGGCGAGGGCGGCATCCTGGTCCAGCAGTCCGAGAGCCCGCTGCTGCACCTCAAGCTCATCCAGGAGATGCGCGCCGAGATGGCCGCCGCCGGCTTCGACGCCTTCCAGACCCTGCCCTTCCCCCAGCCCCTGTACCCCTCCGGCTGGTGGAGCTGCACCCTGGCCCGCAAGGGCGGCGACTTCGGCTCCTTCCGTGTGGCCGACGCCGACGCCCAGTCCTTCGAGACCCTGTACTACAACAGTGGCGTGCACCAGGGCGCCATGGCGCTGCCCAACTTCATGAAGAAGGCCCTGAAGGGCTGA